One genomic region from Chelmon rostratus isolate fCheRos1 chromosome 11, fCheRos1.pri, whole genome shotgun sequence encodes:
- the il22ra2 gene encoding interleukin-22 receptor subunit alpha-2, with the protein MTRVLLGAVLLGNLAVTLQVPAILAPPAQVRFDSVDYKNILRWTPPTSSTSLQYYVQWKIYGESEWLEVDGCQGTQRHQCDLSGVTSEPREWYYARVHASSLPSIKSAWTLSPRFSPRWNTKISPPVLRLNVTEQGIVVRVKPPKLHVRKMHSSLQYKIYLIHTSGEEVLFEMSCCSNRLTLKELNHKAKYCLQAQTVIPLQAKSSARSSAKCVSTL; encoded by the exons ATGACCCGTGTGCTGCTCGGAGCCGTGCTGCTGGGAAACCTGGCTGTCACGCTGCAAG TTCCGGCGATCCTCGCTCCACCCGCCCAGGTGAGGTTTGACTCTGTGGACTATAAAAACATCCTGCGCTGGACTCCGCCCACCAGCAGCACCTCCCTGCAGTACTACGTCCAGTGGAAGAT TTATGGGGAGTCTGAGTGGTTGGAAGTCGACGGCTGTCAGGGGACCCAGAGGCACCAGTGTGACCTGAGCGGCGTGACCTCTGAGCCCAGAGAGTGGTACTACGCCAGGGTGCACGCTTCCTCCCTGCCCTCCATCAAATCAGCCTGGACTCTGTCGCCAAGATTCAGCCCACGCTGGAACA CCAAAATCAGCCCCCCTGTCCTGAGGCTGAACGTCACAGAGCAAGGGATTGTGGTCCGCGTGAAGCCCCCGAAGCTGCACGTCCGGAAGATGCACAGCAGTCTGCAATACAAGATCTACCTCATACACACCAGCGGAGaggag GTGCTGTTTGAGATGAGCTGCTGCTCTAACAGGCTGACCCTCAAAGAGCTGAACCACAAGGCCAAATACTGCCTCCAAGCCCAGACCGTGATCCCCCTGCAGGCCAAGAGCAGCGCTCGAAGCTCTGCGAAGTGCGTCTCCACGCTCTGA
- the ifngr1l gene encoding interferon gamma receptor 1-like translates to MDLSTFRHVFLSLVLLQVVAAHVEPPTDVILHCHNLHNVVKWNYGQSLPDLKFRVDIGTVSRPPSELWVHGSKLEADVSFLSDPSDDYYLTVTAVIGQNESDPAPQEGIFFSYFMDSPSHQKCVVDFPPVNVTAQQDGSVLFNFMHPWLLYHQRMPGSRDANRRKKKSHAEIINRLPEFTYDVETVSQREHHERFSCEQSVCEGKLLAVPAQEKHCLKVRGEMQKILFQATQQYCALPLETTPAERNDYIYIIIIVVVALALIAVFFIFFMVYKKKTKPSSSFPNSMTFTSRLRQWTLGVPRDPVSVPEVEPTSPTYLLSTTEDNEDTGCTPVISSTETDFRLPIGVPADDEGVCDDVEVSDGEGRGYMPGNLDEDETQVFNGAPSDYEKRPVFVELAPDEQAEGYRS, encoded by the exons TGGAGCCGCCGACCGACGTGATCCTCCACTGCCACAATCTGCACAACGTCGTGAAGTGGAATTATGGCCAGTCGTTGCCAGATCTTAAATTCAGAGTCGATATAGGCACAGTGTCACG CCCTCCTAGTGAGCTTTGGGTGCACGGATCAAAGCTGGAAGCTGATGTTTCATTTCTCTCCGATCCAAGTGACGACTACTATCTAACTGTAactgctgtgattggacagaatGAGTCTGATCCCGCTCCTCAGGAGGGAATCTTCTTCAGCTATTTCATGGACTCGCCATCACATCAGAAAT GTGTTGTGGATTTCCCACCAGTTAACGTAACTGCCCAACAGGATGGCAGCGTCCTGTTCAACTTCATGCATCCCTGGTTGTTGTACCACCAGAGGATGCCCGGCAGTCGAGATGCAAATCGTCGAAAGAAGAAAAGCCACGCGGAGATCATCAACCGGCTGCCTGAGTTTACGTACGACGTTGAGACCGTCAGCCAG agggagcACCACGAGAGGTTCAGCtgtgagcagagtgtgtgtgaggggaagCTCCTGGCGGTTCCCGCACAGGAGAAACACTGTCTGAAGGTCCGAGGGGAGATGCAGAAAATCTTATTTCAAGCCACACAACAGTACTGCGCCCTGCCGCTGGAAACGACGCCAGCTGAGCGAAACG ATTAcatctacatcatcatcatcgtggTCGTCGCCTTGGCCTtgattgcagttttttttatcttcttcatggtgtacaaaaaaaagaccaaacccTCGTCTTCTTTTCCGAACTCCATG ACGTTCACGAGTCGACTGAGGCAGTGGACTCTGGGGGTACCCCGGGATCCGGTCTCGGTGCCAGAAGTGGAGCCTACCTCACCCACGTACCTACTGTCAACCACAGAAGACAACGAGGACACAGGATGCACACCTGTTATTTCCTCGACTGAGACTGACTTCCGTCTGCCCATTGGGGTGCCAGCTGACGATGAAGGTGTGTGCGATGACGTGGAGGTAAGTGATGGCGAAGGACGTGGGTACATGCCGGGCAACTTGGATGAAGATGAGACACAAGTGTTCAACGGGGCTCCCTCTGATTACGAAAAACGTCCGGTGTTTGTGGAGTTAGCCCCGGATGAACAGGCCGAGGGCTACCGCTCCTGA